From Anas platyrhynchos isolate ZD024472 breed Pekin duck chromosome 38, IASCAAS_PekinDuck_T2T, whole genome shotgun sequence, one genomic window encodes:
- the LOC119715487 gene encoding olfactory receptor 14A16-like, with amino-acid sequence MPNSSSVSKFLLLAFADTRELQLLHFALFLGIYLAALLGNGLILSAVACDHRLHTPMYFFLLNLALLDMGCISTTLPKAMANSLWDTRAISYQGCAAQVLFFVFFFGSEYSILTIMSYDRYVAICKPLHYGSLVGSRACAQMAAAAWGTGFLNAVLHTANTFSLTLCQGNSVDQFFCQIPQIIKLSCSDAYLQEVELLVFSLSFVFGCFIFIVLSYVQIFRAVLRMPSEQGRHKAFSMCLPHLAVVSLFVSTGMLAYLKPASISSPSLDLVVAVLYSVVPPALNPLIYSMRNQELKDALKRLMTGDVSKSKT; translated from the coding sequence atgcccaacagcagctctgtgagcaagttcctcctcctggcattcgcagacacacgtgagctgcagctcctgcacttcgcactcttcctgggcatctacctggctgccctcctgggcaacggcctcatcctcagtgccgtagcctgcgaccaccgcctccacacccccatgtacttcttcctcctcaacctcgccctcctcgacatgggctgcatctccaccactctgcccaaagccatggccaattctctctgggacaccagggccatctcttatcaaggctgtgctgctcaagttctcttttttgtcttcttctttggTTCAGAGTATTCAATTCTAACTATCATGTcgtatgaccgctacgttgccatctgcaagcccctgcactacgggagcctcgtgggcagcagagcttgtgcccagatggcagcagctgcctggggcactggatttctcaatgctgtcctgcacacggccaacacattttccctgaccctctgccaaggcaactCTGTAGACCAATTCTTTTGTCAAATTCCCCAGATCATCAAGCTCTCCTGTTCAGATGCCTACCTCCAGGAAGTTGAGCTACTTGTTTTCAGTCTTTCGTTTGtatttggttgttttattttcattgtgctgtcctatgtgcaaatcttcagggctgtgctgaggatgccctctgagcagggcagacacaaagccttttccatgtgcctccctcacctggccgtggtctctctgTTTGTCAGTACTGGCATgcttgcctacctgaagcccgcCTCCATCTCATCCCCATCTCTGGATCTTGTGGTGGCAGTTCtatactcagtggtgcctccagcactgaaTCCCCTCATCtatagcatgaggaaccaggagctcaaggatgccttGAAGAGACTGATGACTGGAGATGtttcaaaatcaaaaacatag